A region of Sulfurimonas sp. DNA encodes the following proteins:
- a CDS encoding FeoA family protein, producing the protein MRTLKECEKTHKVKVVKLNAPKDLKQRLISFGIMKETIIEVLEYGPAKSTIEVKVGKMRIALRAQEAKLIEVEEI; encoded by the coding sequence GTGAGAACATTAAAAGAATGCGAAAAAACACACAAGGTAAAAGTTGTGAAATTAAATGCTCCAAAAGATTTAAAACAAAGACTTATATCTTTTGGAATTATGAAAGAGACTATCATAGAAGTTTTAGAATACGGTCCTGCTAAAAGTACCATAGAGGTAAAAGTGGGAAAAATGCGAATAGCTCTTCGTGCACAAGAAGCCAAGCTTATAGAGGTTGAAGAGATATGA
- a CDS encoding CDP-alcohol phosphatidyltransferase family protein: protein MKFLFNPSSHFNLANLFTFVNITAGLSAMYFITLNNFFLAIILAWIGGAFDIFDGKIAREYELSNEFGVQLDSFADFLSFVLVPVFLIFQAVYAPSLTGFMLFVVAVISIYYVISGLRRLIHFNINTDAGEVDKHFVGVPTPLGAILLWLVYLGSAYNLFSVSMVIVLMLFIGWSLNSKLKVPHP, encoded by the coding sequence ATGAAATTTCTTTTTAATCCATCCTCTCACTTTAACCTAGCAAACCTTTTTACTTTTGTAAATATTACAGCAGGACTTAGTGCTATGTATTTTATCACTCTAAATAACTTTTTTCTAGCTATCATCTTAGCTTGGATTGGTGGTGCTTTTGATATTTTTGATGGGAAAATTGCTAGAGAATATGAGCTTTCAAATGAATTTGGTGTTCAACTTGATAGTTTTGCAGACTTTTTGAGTTTTGTTCTTGTGCCTGTATTTCTAATCTTTCAAGCTGTTTATGCACCAAGTCTAACAGGCTTTATGCTTTTTGTCGTAGCAGTTATTAGCATCTACTATGTTATTTCAGGTTTAAGAAGACTGATTCATTTTAATATTAACACAGATGCTGGAGAAGTAGATAAACATTTTGTAGGTGTACCTACCCCACTTGGCGCCATCTTACTCTGGCTTGTATATCTTGGAAGTGCTTATAATCTTTTTTCTGTTTCTATGGTTATAGTCTTAATGCTCTTCATAGGATGGAGTCTTAACTCAAAGTTAAAAGTACCACATCCTTAA
- a CDS encoding DoxX family protein: MNTDIAKLILRLSLGIMMLFHGVEKIINGISGVKYLTTNAGLPEFLAYGVYVGEVVFPILIILGLYARVASLGLAFNMLMAIFLAHGSTLLELSKNGSPVIELPFFYLVISVVIFLLGSGKYGVNSK, translated from the coding sequence ATGAATACTGATATTGCAAAATTAATACTTAGGTTATCTCTTGGAATAATGATGCTCTTTCATGGAGTAGAGAAAATTATAAATGGCATTAGTGGAGTAAAGTACTTAACAACAAATGCAGGACTACCAGAGTTTTTAGCTTATGGTGTTTATGTTGGAGAAGTTGTTTTTCCAATCCTGATAATTTTAGGCTTATATGCAAGAGTGGCTTCTTTAGGTCTTGCTTTTAATATGCTTATGGCAATATTTTTAGCTCATGGAAGTACACTTCTTGAGTTAAGTAAAAATGGTTCTCCAGTCATAGAGTTGCCATTTTTTTACTTAGTTATATCAGTAGTAATATTTTTACTTGGAAGCGGAAAGTATGGAGTTAATTCTAAATAG
- a CDS encoding response regulator transcription factor: MKDMLKNFTILYVEDEEMVRKSAVEYLSRVCKNVLEAKDGKEAINIWKEHKPDIIITDISMPKLNGIDMASYIRAHDKDVQIIIATAHSDTDYLIQAVELQLVKYIIKPITKDKLIGALEKSIELIEDKSKFNLLLSKNCEYNAFEKVIYTDNKEIKLTKNETLFLDLLAHHHTRVVKYEEIENAIWAYEGMSQDAIRSLVRGIRKKVPDGAIENISGSGYKLYTL; the protein is encoded by the coding sequence ATGAAAGACATGTTAAAAAATTTTACGATTTTGTATGTGGAAGATGAAGAAATGGTAAGAAAAAGTGCCGTAGAATATCTTAGTAGAGTGTGTAAAAATGTTCTTGAAGCCAAAGATGGCAAAGAGGCTATAAATATATGGAAAGAGCATAAGCCAGATATAATAATTACAGATATTAGCATGCCTAAACTAAACGGTATTGATATGGCAAGTTACATCAGAGCGCATGATAAAGATGTTCAAATCATCATCGCTACTGCTCACTCTGATACTGACTACTTAATCCAAGCAGTTGAACTTCAACTTGTTAAGTACATCATAAAACCAATCACAAAAGACAAACTTATCGGTGCTTTAGAGAAGTCAATCGAACTTATAGAAGATAAAAGTAAATTTAACCTTTTACTTTCAAAAAACTGTGAATATAATGCTTTTGAAAAAGTCATATATACTGATAACAAAGAGATAAAACTTACAAAAAATGAAACTCTATTTCTTGACTTGCTAGCTCATCACCACACAAGAGTTGTAAAGTATGAAGAGATTGAAAATGCTATTTGGGCTTATGAAGGAATGAGTCAAGATGCTATCCGCTCACTTGTTCGTGGCATAAGAAAAAAAGTTCCAGATGGAGCTATAGAAAATATTTCAGGCTCTGGATATAAACTTTACACTTTATAA
- a CDS encoding cache domain-containing protein, with translation MRVNEKKIIPYLIVVVPLALVLTASFFITTFYIEKVNLYFQKIKERSIKDYVDSKKNKSEIWVKQLNLLFDYKDNRVDKDIKIKLQKRIDIAYENARFIYEKYKGKKSDIEIKERILDSFNQMGYSSNKEALYISNFKGNNILFRNENLHKMYQRSLVLEEIQMIKKKSEGFLEGKFYQGVGKQVIFVKDLEMYGWYIGSAINIMQEMEVLKSTLLGMVQSIPLDSSDFMGLYDNKKAIYLSKKMRIFLGDESLNIISKNLSQKSTWYKYKLDGYYYYSKYYKPLDWHLVYGFEISRMSKQEFKKQRELEIILDNELELILKASSTIVIFVVILSLLLSRKINQIFSQYQEEVHKREGELVKLNESLEQRVSDELNAHRQKDKMLIQQSKMAEMGDMLSMIAHQWRQPLNQMSYLFMNVESAYEYKELTKEYLDEKLKEGNELLEFMSMTIDDFRNYFRPDKEKEFVLVSNVVNTSVKLMQKSLELGGVEIEVESYGRELTHIYKNEFIQVMLNLIKNAKDILIDKKIQNPKISITTKSEGKKLVVDVCDNGGGVDEDIIDKIFEPYFSTKDEQSGTGLGLYMSKMIIEEHLEGKLSVYNSDSGACFKIVL, from the coding sequence ATGAGAGTGAATGAGAAAAAAATTATTCCATACCTTATTGTTGTTGTTCCTCTTGCCCTTGTGTTAACTGCTAGTTTTTTTATAACTACTTTTTATATAGAAAAGGTAAACCTATATTTTCAAAAAATAAAAGAGCGTTCTATAAAAGATTATGTAGATTCTAAAAAAAATAAGAGTGAGATTTGGGTGAAACAACTTAATTTGTTGTTTGATTATAAAGATAATAGAGTAGATAAAGATATAAAAATTAAGTTACAAAAAAGAATTGATATAGCTTATGAAAATGCTAGATTTATTTATGAAAAGTATAAAGGTAAAAAGAGCGATATAGAGATAAAAGAGAGAATCTTAGACTCTTTCAATCAGATGGGTTATAGTTCAAACAAAGAAGCTCTTTATATATCGAATTTTAAGGGTAACAATATTCTCTTTAGAAATGAAAACTTACATAAAATGTATCAAAGATCACTAGTTCTTGAAGAGATTCAGATGATCAAAAAAAAATCTGAAGGTTTTTTAGAAGGCAAGTTTTACCAAGGAGTTGGTAAACAGGTTATTTTTGTTAAAGATTTAGAAATGTATGGTTGGTATATTGGTTCAGCTATCAATATTATGCAAGAAATGGAAGTCTTAAAATCAACTCTTTTGGGTATGGTTCAAAGTATTCCACTAGATAGCTCGGATTTTATGGGGCTTTATGATAACAAAAAGGCAATCTACTTGTCTAAAAAAATGAGAATCTTTTTAGGAGATGAGTCCTTAAATATAATTAGTAAAAATCTTTCTCAAAAATCAACTTGGTACAAATATAAACTAGATGGGTATTACTACTACTCTAAATACTATAAACCTCTTGATTGGCACTTAGTTTATGGTTTTGAAATATCAAGAATGAGTAAACAAGAGTTTAAAAAACAGCGAGAGTTAGAGATAATACTTGATAACGAGTTAGAGCTTATTTTAAAAGCATCTTCAACTATTGTTATTTTTGTTGTTATTTTATCTCTTCTTTTATCAAGAAAAATTAACCAAATATTTTCTCAGTATCAAGAAGAAGTGCACAAAAGAGAAGGTGAGTTAGTAAAACTAAATGAGTCACTAGAGCAAAGAGTATCAGATGAGTTAAATGCACATAGGCAAAAAGACAAGATGCTAATACAGCAGTCAAAAATGGCTGAAATGGGGGATATGCTTAGTATGATTGCTCATCAATGGAGACAACCGCTAAATCAAATGTCCTATCTATTTATGAATGTTGAGTCTGCTTATGAATACAAAGAACTAACAAAAGAGTATCTTGATGAAAAACTAAAAGAGGGTAATGAACTTTTAGAGTTTATGTCTATGACTATTGATGATTTTAGAAACTATTTTCGTCCAGATAAAGAAAAAGAGTTTGTTTTAGTTAGTAATGTAGTAAATACAAGTGTAAAACTTATGCAAAAATCTTTGGAATTAGGTGGAGTTGAGATAGAAGTTGAATCTTATGGAAGAGAACTCACTCATATATATAAAAACGAATTTATCCAAGTGATGTTAAACCTAATCAAAAATGCAAAAGATATACTCATAGATAAAAAAATCCAAAATCCAAAAATAAGCATAACGACAAAAAGTGAAGGCAAAAAACTTGTTGTAGATGTGTGTGATAATGGTGGTGGAGTTGATGAAGATATAATAGATAAAATTTTTGAGCCATATTTTTCTACTAAAGATGAGCAAAGCGGAACAGGTTTGGGACTTTATATGTCAAAAATGATAATCGAAGAACACTTAGAAGGAAAACTAAGTGTTTACAACTCAGACAGTGGAGCGTGTTTTAAGATAGTGTTATAA